In the genome of Methylomagnum ishizawai, the window GGATGGTGAACACGGTCGCGGGCCGGCCCGGTTCGTCGCCCAGCAAGACCGGCACCAAACCGCTTTGCCAATCGTTGCCGTGGGCGACCTGGGGCCGCCAGCCGAGGCCCAGCCGGTCCATGGCGATTTCCGCCGCCACATGGCAGAGCAGGGCGAAACGCTCGGGGTTGTCTTCCCAGGGCTGGCCGTCGGCAGCCAGATAGGGATTGCCGGGCCGGGCGAAATAATCGTCATGGGTCAGCAGCCACACCGGCACCTCGGAACCGGGCAATAGCCCTTCCAGGATGGCGATGCCTTTCTCTTTGTGCAGCAGCTTGGCCGTTTGGAACTCGCCGGCCGCGATGGCCGGTTCGTAGCCCGGCATCAGGATGCGGACATCGTGGCCCAAGGCCCGTAGCGCGATGGGCAAGCTGCCGGAGACATCGGCCAAGCCGCCGGTTTTGATGAGGGGATAGGCTTCGCTGGTGACGAACAGGATTTTTTTCATGGAGCGACTTCTGGCGCGTCCGTTGCGCCGGGTGTTTCGGGTGTTCCCGCCTCTGGCAATTCGCGGATCAGGACGATCCCGGCCAGGGGCGGTAGGGTGATGTTGAGGGAATAGGGACGGCCCATCCAGGCCTGGGCTTCGGCTTCCAGCGGTGGGTTGCCCATATTGCTGCCGCCGTAGTAGATCGAGTCGGAATTGAGGATTTCGCGGTAGGTGCCGTCCGCCGGGACGCCGATGCGGTAGTGGTGGCGGGGGATGGGTGTGAAATTGAACGCCACCACCACGAATGCGTCCTTGGCCCGGCGGAGGTAGCTCAGCACCGATTGCGGGGCGTCGTGGCAATCGATCCATTCGAAGCCCTGGCCGTCGCCATCGTAGCGGTGCAGGGCGGGATAACGGGTATAGGTGCGGTTGAGGTCGCCGACCAGGGTGGCGATGCCGCGATGGTTGGCACGGTCGTAGAGGTACCAGTCCAGGGGTTTGGCGGCGTTCCATTCCTCGGCCTGGGCGAATTCGCAGCCCATGAACAACAGCTTCTTGCCGGGATAGGTGAACATGAAGGTGTAGAGCAGCCTGAGATTGGCGAAACGCCGCCATTCGTCGCCCGGCATCTTGCCCAGCAGGGATTGCTTGCCATGCACCACTTCATCATGCGAAAACGGTAGGATGAAGTTTTCGGTGAAGGCGTACAGCAGGCCGAAGGTCAGTTGGTCGTGATGGAATTGGCGATGCACCGGGTCTTTGCCCATGTAGACCAGGGTGTCGTGCATCCAACCCATGTTCCATTTCAGGGAGAAACCCAGGCCGCCGGTCCAGGTCGGGCGGGTGACTTGCGGCCAGGCGGTGGATTCCTCGGCGACGATCAGGGTGCCGGGGAATTGCTGGTGGGCGACGGTGTTGAGTTCGCGCAGGAAGGCGATGGCTTCGAGGTTTTCGTTGCCGCCGTATTTGTTGGGAATCCAATCGCCCGGATCGCGGGAATAATCCAGGTACAGCATCGAGGCCACGGCATCGACCCTGAGCCCATCGAGATGGAATTCCTCCAGCCAGAACAAGGCGCTACCGATCAGGAAATTGCGGACCTCGTTGCGCCCGAAGTTGTAGATCAAGGTGCCCCAGTCGCGGTGTTCGCCCAATCTGGGGTCTTCGTGTTCATAGAGCGGCGTGCCGTCGAACCAGGCCAGCCCGTGGGCGTCCTTGGGGAAATGGGCCGGCACCCAGTCGAGCAACACGCCGATGCCGTGGGTATGGCAATGATCGACGAAGGCGCGGAAATCGTCCGGCGTGCCGAAGCGGCTGGTCGGGGCGAAATAGCCGGTGGTTTGATAGCCCCAGGAGCCGTCGTAAGGATGTTCGGTGATGGGCAGGAGTTCGAGATGGGTGAAGCCATGGGCCTGGGCATGGGCTACCAGGCGCTCGGCCAGGACGCGGTAATTGAGGAAGCCGCCGTCGTGGTCCCGCTGCCAGGAGCCGAGATGGACTTCGTACACCGACAGCGGTTCGTGCGGCCAGTCGCGGCTTTTGCGGTCTTCCATCCAGGTATCGTCGGTCCAGGCGTATTCCGGGTCGGCGGCGACGATGGCGGCGTTGTCGGGGCGGACTTCGAATTGGCGTCCGTAGGGATCGGTCTTGAGCAGGAGGGTACCGTGCTGGCGGTTGCGGATCTCGAATTTATAGACCGTGCCCGGCGCGATTTCCGGGATGAACAACTCCCAGACCCCGCCGCCGCCCCGGACCCGCATCGGATGGCAGCGCCCGTCCCAGGCGTTGAAATCACCCACCACGCTGACCCGCTCGGCATTGGGCGCCCAGGTCGCGAAGCGGACGCCCGCGATGCCATCGACCGTTTGCGGATGGGCGCCGAGGATGCGGTGGATATGCCAGTGCTTGCCTTCGCCGAACAGGTAGAGGTCGAAATCGGAGATTTGCGGCGGGAAAGAATAGGGATCGCAATATTCGTGGGCCCGCCCGGCTCCATCGGTCCAGGACAGCCGGTAATGACGGGGGAGCTTGGCGGCGCGGTCCGGTCGGTATTCAAACAGGGGGCTGTCGGCAACGCGCTGGAATTCGGGGCCGCCGGGGCCGAGGCGCACGGTTTCCGCCCGTGGCAGCAAGGCCCGCAGCACCGCGCCCCCCGGAACCGGGTGCCGGCCCAGTACCGCGAAGGGATCGGGGTGGCGGGCGGTGATGATGCGCTGGAGTTCGGATAACGGCTCCGCTTCGTCTGCGTGTCCGGCGACGCGGCCCGCTTCGGTCGAGTTCACTTTATTTGGCCTCTGAGAGTAGAATGTCGCGGTCTTATGGATACCCGAACACCGGCCTAATGTTAACAAATTTGGGCTTTCGGTGTGCGCCACCTTTCTCTTAGAGGAGCTTTAGCCCATGCCAGAATCGATGCATTCCTCCCGCTTCGTTAGCCGCCTCACCCGGCACACTTTGGCGCTGATTCTGGCCGGGGGACGCGGTAGCCGCCTCTACAAACTCACCGAATGGCGGGCCAAACCCGCCGTCCCCTTCGGCGGTAAATTCCGTATCATCGACTTTCCA includes:
- the glgB gene encoding 1,4-alpha-glucan branching protein GlgB is translated as MNSTEAGRVAGHADEAEPLSELQRIITARHPDPFAVLGRHPVPGGAVLRALLPRAETVRLGPGGPEFQRVADSPLFEYRPDRAAKLPRHYRLSWTDGAGRAHEYCDPYSFPPQISDFDLYLFGEGKHWHIHRILGAHPQTVDGIAGVRFATWAPNAERVSVVGDFNAWDGRCHPMRVRGGGGVWELFIPEIAPGTVYKFEIRNRQHGTLLLKTDPYGRQFEVRPDNAAIVAADPEYAWTDDTWMEDRKSRDWPHEPLSVYEVHLGSWQRDHDGGFLNYRVLAERLVAHAQAHGFTHLELLPITEHPYDGSWGYQTTGYFAPTSRFGTPDDFRAFVDHCHTHGIGVLLDWVPAHFPKDAHGLAWFDGTPLYEHEDPRLGEHRDWGTLIYNFGRNEVRNFLIGSALFWLEEFHLDGLRVDAVASMLYLDYSRDPGDWIPNKYGGNENLEAIAFLRELNTVAHQQFPGTLIVAEESTAWPQVTRPTWTGGLGFSLKWNMGWMHDTLVYMGKDPVHRQFHHDQLTFGLLYAFTENFILPFSHDEVVHGKQSLLGKMPGDEWRRFANLRLLYTFMFTYPGKKLLFMGCEFAQAEEWNAAKPLDWYLYDRANHRGIATLVGDLNRTYTRYPALHRYDGDGQGFEWIDCHDAPQSVLSYLRRAKDAFVVVAFNFTPIPRHHYRIGVPADGTYREILNSDSIYYGGSNMGNPPLEAEAQAWMGRPYSLNITLPPLAGIVLIRELPEAGTPETPGATDAPEVAP